In Afipia sp. GAS231, a single window of DNA contains:
- the cobJ gene encoding precorrin-3B C(17)-methyltransferase: MTGSLVVAGLGPGDSALVTSEVTAALAAATDVVGYIPYVARVAPREGLTLHASDNRVELQRAREALELAAAGRHVVIVSSGDPGVFAMASAVFEALENAPSLQTLDIRVLPGITAMLAAAARAGAPLGHDFCAINLSDNLKPWALVERRLRLAAEADFAMAFYNPRSAARPHQFARTLEILREACGPDRLIIFAHAVTTPEERIATVTLAEARPEMADMRTVVLVGNSATRRVGPYVYTPRHAD, from the coding sequence ATGACCGGCTCGCTGGTGGTCGCAGGCCTCGGCCCCGGAGATTCGGCGCTGGTGACATCAGAGGTCACCGCCGCGCTGGCGGCTGCGACCGATGTCGTCGGCTATATCCCCTATGTCGCACGCGTCGCCCCGCGCGAAGGCCTGACGCTGCACGCCTCCGACAACCGGGTCGAGTTGCAACGGGCGCGAGAGGCGCTTGAACTCGCCGCCGCCGGCCGGCACGTGGTGATCGTATCGTCGGGCGATCCCGGCGTGTTCGCGATGGCGTCGGCCGTGTTCGAAGCGCTGGAGAATGCGCCCTCGCTGCAAACGCTCGATATTCGCGTGCTCCCCGGCATCACGGCGATGCTGGCGGCGGCGGCTCGCGCGGGCGCGCCACTCGGCCATGATTTTTGCGCGATCAACCTCAGTGACAACCTGAAACCGTGGGCACTGGTGGAGCGGCGGCTTCGGCTCGCCGCGGAAGCCGACTTCGCGATGGCGTTCTACAACCCCCGCTCCGCCGCCCGCCCGCATCAGTTCGCGCGCACCCTCGAAATCCTGCGCGAGGCCTGCGGTCCCGACCGGTTGATCATTTTCGCGCACGCGGTGACGACGCCGGAGGAACGCATCGCGACGGTGACGCTGGCCGAAGCGCGGCCCGAGATGGCCGACATGCGCACCGTCGTACTGGTCGGAAATTCCGCGACCCGCCGGGTCGGGCCCTACGTCTATACGCCGAGGCACGCCGATTGA
- the cbiE gene encoding precorrin-6y C5,15-methyltransferase (decarboxylating) subunit CbiE, whose product MSDSPSGSATNPWLSIIGIGEDGLTGLSQSSRDALAKAEIVFGGPRHLRLAEIDARGRPWPVPFSVEPVLARRGRRVAVLASGDPFWHGAGGSLAAHLAPDEWTAFPAPSTFSLAAARLGWRLEEIACLGLHAAPFETLLPHLAPARRAICLLRDGNASGDLAAWLTQQGFGASSLSVMESLGGRSERIRTTQAAGFDLADVAAPVAVAIVAAGAAGLPRTPGLPDEAFVHDGQITKRPMRALTLSALAPRPGELLWDIGAGSGSISVEWCLAGGRAFAIETRSDRAANIRTNAAAFGITNVLTVVEGTAPDVLATLPPPNAVFVGGGNQQSLFDALWAAIPAGTRLVANAVTLETEALLLAEQNKHGGELLRIELAQAAPLGGMRGWVPSRPLVQWSVVR is encoded by the coding sequence ATGTCTGACTCCCCCTCAGGTTCGGCGACCAATCCCTGGCTCTCGATCATCGGCATCGGCGAAGATGGCCTTACGGGTTTGTCGCAATCAAGTCGAGACGCGCTGGCAAAAGCGGAAATCGTCTTCGGCGGCCCGCGCCATCTGAGGCTTGCCGAGATTGACGCACGAGGTCGGCCGTGGCCGGTGCCGTTTTCGGTCGAACCGGTGCTCGCCCGCCGCGGCCGGCGGGTGGCGGTGCTGGCTTCCGGCGATCCGTTCTGGCACGGCGCTGGCGGCAGCCTCGCCGCACATCTGGCTCCCGACGAGTGGACCGCCTTTCCCGCACCGTCGACCTTTTCGCTGGCCGCGGCACGATTGGGCTGGCGGCTGGAAGAAATCGCCTGTCTTGGTCTCCACGCCGCGCCATTTGAAACCTTGCTGCCGCATCTGGCGCCGGCGCGGCGTGCGATCTGTCTGCTCCGTGATGGCAACGCCTCCGGCGATCTGGCCGCGTGGCTGACCCAGCAAGGTTTCGGCGCGTCGTCTTTATCCGTGATGGAATCCCTCGGCGGCCGGAGTGAGCGGATTCGCACGACGCAAGCCGCGGGCTTTGACCTTGCCGATGTGGCCGCGCCGGTTGCGGTGGCGATCGTGGCGGCGGGCGCTGCAGGGCTACCGCGGACACCGGGATTGCCCGACGAAGCGTTCGTCCATGATGGGCAGATTACCAAACGTCCGATGCGGGCGCTGACGCTGTCGGCGCTGGCGCCGCGGCCCGGCGAACTATTGTGGGACATCGGTGCGGGATCGGGATCGATCTCGGTGGAATGGTGCCTCGCCGGCGGCCGCGCGTTTGCGATCGAGACGAGATCCGATCGCGCCGCGAATATTCGAACCAACGCCGCAGCGTTCGGCATCACGAATGTCCTGACGGTCGTGGAAGGGACGGCACCTGACGTGCTTGCGACACTGCCGCCTCCGAATGCCGTCTTCGTCGGCGGCGGCAACCAACAATCCCTGTTCGATGCGCTGTGGGCCGCGATCCCTGCGGGAACGCGGTTGGTCGCCAACGCGGTGACGCTGGAAACCGAAGCGCTGCTGCTTGCGGAACAGAACAAGCATGGCGGCGAATTGCTGCGGATCGAGCTGGCGCAAGCAGCGCCCCTGGGGGGCATGCGCGGCTGGGTTCCCTCGCGTCCGCTGGTGCAGTGGAGTGTGGTGCGATGA
- a CDS encoding cobalt-precorrin-6A reductase → MMRVLRVLLLGGTTEASQIGRELAAAGVAGVYSYAGRTATPVAQPSPTRVGGFGGVDGLAEYLRTERITHVIDATHPFASQISRNAVEACAKTATPLIAYLREPWSEAPGDTWRHVADVEDAAAALPDQPARIFLAIGRQHLNPFAAQPQHFYLLRLVDAPQTPLPLPDVEIVLARGPFTIEGDLALLRDHRITHVVARNAGGEGAKAKLEAARALGLPVIMIDRPNLPERRTAQSVNEIMRWLTQSACLGV, encoded by the coding sequence ATGATGCGCGTCCTTCGGGTCCTTCTTTTGGGCGGCACGACGGAAGCCAGCCAGATCGGCCGCGAACTTGCCGCGGCTGGCGTGGCGGGAGTCTACTCCTATGCTGGTCGCACCGCGACGCCGGTTGCGCAACCCTCGCCGACGCGGGTCGGCGGTTTTGGCGGCGTCGACGGGCTCGCCGAATATCTGCGGACTGAACGCATCACCCATGTGATCGACGCCACGCATCCGTTCGCGAGCCAGATCAGCCGCAACGCCGTGGAGGCCTGCGCAAAAACTGCCACGCCGCTGATCGCCTATCTGCGCGAGCCCTGGAGCGAGGCGCCCGGCGACACATGGCGGCACGTTGCTGATGTCGAGGACGCGGCGGCGGCACTGCCGGATCAGCCGGCGCGGATTTTTCTTGCCATCGGCAGGCAACATCTCAACCCGTTCGCGGCGCAGCCGCAGCACTTCTATTTGCTGCGCCTCGTTGATGCGCCCCAAACGCCGTTGCCGCTGCCGGACGTCGAGATCGTCCTGGCGCGCGGACCGTTCACGATCGAGGGCGATCTCGCGCTGCTGCGCGATCATCGCATCACGCATGTCGTTGCGAGAAACGCCGGCGGCGAGGGCGCCAAGGCGAAGCTCGAAGCCGCGCGCGCGCTCGGCCTGCCGGTCATCATGATTGACCGACCCAACCTGCCGGAGCGCAGGACGGCGCAGAGCGTAAATGAGATCATGCGCTGGCTCACTCAATCGGCGTGCCTCGGCGTATAG
- a CDS encoding precorrin-2 C(20)-methyltransferase — protein sequence MGKIICTGLGPGDPDLISVRSDRLIRAAGQVAYFRKAGRPGQARRIVEGMLAPDVTEYPMEYPVTTELPFGSAEYNRLLALFYDDWATRLAALAATNDVVVLCEGDPLFYGSFMHLQTRLQGRAEVEIVPGINGMTGCWNATGIPITWGDDVLAVLMGTLPEDDLLRHMQSADALVVMKTGRNLPKVRRALERAGRLEDAWLVERGTMPGQRVMRLAETDIGECPYFATILVHGQGRRPELEE from the coding sequence CGATCCCGACCTGATCAGCGTCCGATCGGACCGGCTGATCCGCGCCGCCGGTCAGGTAGCGTACTTTCGCAAAGCCGGCCGGCCCGGTCAGGCGCGCCGCATCGTCGAGGGCATGCTGGCGCCTGATGTGACGGAATATCCGATGGAATATCCGGTCACGACCGAACTGCCGTTCGGCAGCGCCGAATATAATCGGTTGCTGGCTTTGTTCTATGACGACTGGGCAACGCGGCTTGCGGCTCTCGCCGCAACCAACGACGTCGTCGTGCTCTGTGAAGGCGATCCGCTGTTCTATGGTTCCTTCATGCATCTTCAAACCCGGCTGCAAGGCCGCGCCGAGGTCGAGATCGTGCCGGGCATCAACGGCATGACCGGGTGCTGGAACGCGACCGGCATCCCCATCACCTGGGGCGACGATGTCCTCGCGGTGCTGATGGGCACGCTGCCGGAAGACGATCTGCTGCGTCACATGCAAAGCGCCGACGCGCTGGTGGTGATGAAGACCGGGCGCAATCTGCCGAAAGTGCGCCGCGCGCTCGAACGCGCGGGGCGGCTTGAGGATGCGTGGCTGGTCGAGCGCGGCACCATGCCCGGCCAACGTGTGATGCGGCTCGCCGAAACCGACATCGGCGAATGCCCGTACTTCGCAACCATCCTGGTCCACGGCCAGGGCCGCCGCCCGGAGCTGGAGGAATGA